One region of Channa argus isolate prfri chromosome 20, Channa argus male v1.0, whole genome shotgun sequence genomic DNA includes:
- the LOC137105597 gene encoding uncharacterized protein isoform X1 → MRGEKLLLLLAVFVAVAKCQQPKVSISPNFTHLGIFSGDLFYLKCEGGSGPVKWYFNNSKQSEINETLKITSAHPKHSGFYQCESNGKKSETLPIDVNAFLPQASLTIRTGQPVMQTGGSVILHLENEDGLQGWKCWVNRGQNQIKKILLRLKNTNDISINFQPSRLLVPETTFWCTDRNQNSRSNQITVSTSGKQVALQIYPLPPVPGENLTLKCFVLGAAYFQTITFYQNNKVIAAGSSATYNFTDVTESLEGSYRCCAKFTYKSHTAGSPFERVSDDHYVFVQVLPIKASFKYELPVTSILVGLVIGLGVLLVAVGVYCYRKKLVTGPFYENLAMRS, encoded by the exons ATGAGGGGAGAAAAACTTCTGCTGCTCCTGGCAG TGTTCGTGGCCGTGGCAAAATGCCAACAGCCAAAAG TTTCTATATCACCCAACTTCACCCACCTGGGAATCTTCTCTGGAgacttgttttatttgaaatgtgaagGGGGCTCAGGCCCAGTGAAATGGTATTTTAACAACAGCAAACaatcagaaataaatgaaaccttGAAGATCACATCTGCTCATCCAAAGCATTCTGGCTTTTATCAGTGTGAGAGCAATGGGAAAAAGAGTGAAACGTTACCCATTGATGTCAATG CATTCCTTCCTCAAGCCTCACTCACCATCAGGACAGGTCAACCGGTGATGCAGACTGGAGGATCAGTTATCCTGCATCTTGAAAATGAAGATGGTCTTCAAGGATGGAAGTGCTGGGTCAACAGAGGACAGAACCAAATTAAGAAGATTTTGTTACGATTGAAAAACACTAATGATATAAGTATAAACTTCCAACCCAGCAGACTGTTGGTCCCTGAGACCACTTTCTGGTGCACTGATCGTAATCAAAACAGCAGAAGTAACCAAATCACAGTGAGCACATCAG GAAAGCAAGTGGCACTGCAAATTTATCCTCTGCCACCTGTACCCGGGGAGAATCTAACACTCAAGTGCTTTGTCTTGGGCGCAGCTTATTTCCAAACCATTACTTTCTACCAAAACAATAAAGTCATTGCAGCAGGCTCCAGTGCTACCTACAACTTCACTGATGTGACAGAATCTCTAGAGGGAAGTTATAGGTGTTGTGCCAAGTTCACATACAAGTCACACACTGCGGGGTCCCCATTTGAAAGGGTTTCTGATGACCACTATGTATTTGTCCAAG tgcTTCCTATCAAGGCAAGTTTTAAAT ATGAACTGCCAGTCACATCCATTCTGGTTGGTTTGGTCATTGGGCTGGGTGTTCTTTTAGTGGCTGTGGGTGTCTATTGTTATAGAAAGAAACTTGTCACCG GGCCGTTCTATGAGAATTTGGCAATGAGGTCATGA
- the LOC137105597 gene encoding uncharacterized protein isoform X2 — translation MRGEKLLLLLAVFVAVAKCQQPKVSISPNFTHLGIFSGDLFYLKCEGGSGPVKWYFNNSKQSEINETLKITSAHPKHSGFYQCESNGKKSETLPIDVNAFLPQASLTIRTGQPVMQTGGSVILHLENEDGLQGWKCWVNRGQNQIKKILLRLKNTNDISINFQPSRLLVPETTFWCTDRNQNSRSNQITVSTSGKQVALQIYPLPPVPGENLTLKCFVLGAAYFQTITFYQNNKVIAAGSSATYNFTDVTESLEGSYRCCAKFTYKSHTAGSPFERVSDDHYVFVQVLPIKMNCQSHPFWLVWSLGWVFF, via the exons ATGAGGGGAGAAAAACTTCTGCTGCTCCTGGCAG TGTTCGTGGCCGTGGCAAAATGCCAACAGCCAAAAG TTTCTATATCACCCAACTTCACCCACCTGGGAATCTTCTCTGGAgacttgttttatttgaaatgtgaagGGGGCTCAGGCCCAGTGAAATGGTATTTTAACAACAGCAAACaatcagaaataaatgaaaccttGAAGATCACATCTGCTCATCCAAAGCATTCTGGCTTTTATCAGTGTGAGAGCAATGGGAAAAAGAGTGAAACGTTACCCATTGATGTCAATG CATTCCTTCCTCAAGCCTCACTCACCATCAGGACAGGTCAACCGGTGATGCAGACTGGAGGATCAGTTATCCTGCATCTTGAAAATGAAGATGGTCTTCAAGGATGGAAGTGCTGGGTCAACAGAGGACAGAACCAAATTAAGAAGATTTTGTTACGATTGAAAAACACTAATGATATAAGTATAAACTTCCAACCCAGCAGACTGTTGGTCCCTGAGACCACTTTCTGGTGCACTGATCGTAATCAAAACAGCAGAAGTAACCAAATCACAGTGAGCACATCAG GAAAGCAAGTGGCACTGCAAATTTATCCTCTGCCACCTGTACCCGGGGAGAATCTAACACTCAAGTGCTTTGTCTTGGGCGCAGCTTATTTCCAAACCATTACTTTCTACCAAAACAATAAAGTCATTGCAGCAGGCTCCAGTGCTACCTACAACTTCACTGATGTGACAGAATCTCTAGAGGGAAGTTATAGGTGTTGTGCCAAGTTCACATACAAGTCACACACTGCGGGGTCCCCATTTGAAAGGGTTTCTGATGACCACTATGTATTTGTCCAAG tgcTTCCTATCAAG ATGAACTGCCAGTCACATCCATTCTGGTTGGTTTGGTCATTGGGCTGGGTGTTCTTTTAG
- the si:rp71-1c10.7 gene encoding tumor necrosis factor receptor superfamily member 12A — protein MASNALCALCGLIIAAVTNFHIVSAEKSQCGSSEFWNSDLDVCVPCASCKQYPKTPSCNTCKPVDDTADMWKLAAITSFSVLALVLVGAALIIGVMVHRRKSHKRPLREPIEETAGPLYQA, from the exons ATGGCTTCGAACGCTCTATGCGCGCTGTGTGGACTTATTATAGCGGCTGTGACCAATTTCCACATTGTGAGCGCAGagaaaa GTCAGTGTGGCAGTTCAGAATTTTGGAATTCAGATTTGGATGTTTGTGTGCCTTGTGCATCGTGCAAGCAGTACCCAAAGACCCCATCGTGTAACACAT gTAAACCTGTGGATGACACAGCTGATATGTGGAAACTAGCAGCCATAACCAGTTTCTCAGTGCTGGCTCTTGTGCTTGTTGGTGCTGCATTGATCATTGGGGTGATGGTGCATCGACGCAAGTCACACAAACGGCCTCTACGCG aaCCCATAGAAGAAACTGCAGGGCCACTTTATCAAGCTTAA
- the znf646 gene encoding zinc finger protein 646 isoform X1 codes for MAVQAPGRTTSFPCKQCGMVCPNMPSLLEHMDAHLQQEEERKFKCDECGRGYRHAGSLANHKKTHTVGSFQCNICGKENSNALALKSHIRSHTSQKKYSCAECGKAFRLATQLATHERVHLARRAKEQSYRMIDMECLTHDDTDKNENDHPHHLSEHLANVGNSAENSLIENKTEDVYNAQAETSDDTENRPFRCDLCDKSYIHHRSLTNHKKTHQVGMFECTVCFKLFNNMAALYSHQRTHKVRGGTDPSSLGGSFSGAPLDHFSPQSQDAPVNFCHLCQVLLPSDEEFQEHIQMHNSSSVSFGLQDALSENHNISYDNSIASPESTYYASPLNNIPSVSSIDNHGPFDQSQVQFRSNGHVYSDCSNNRTPSSSSSQGDPPIIHTHILNPALTNTQKIGSETEIEDASTVDSDERPFKCQICGKSYRHSGSLINHKRSHQVGIYQCSICRKSYPHLAALKSHLRVHKAQPSSFSLNTEGDWLSSEPLTLDNQQGCFSSQEEDDGAHPVLGINQKNGVNHSNGGLYHDVFNRDFSSDMTFHLPHNEHLMQRHMCADCGKTFADIAGIKSHSCPLLQQQHETSSSDYDGNLTFIQDCNGVESDQGSNIEFHGLNSSHDQSYFEQNFHENVSSDDLKGVGECDDTGEGEGEDDDGDLYQCSICGNSYASMRALRSHLRGHTQSHGTPASSGPSSMSSHEAVKDEFGEMMICSTCGESFANRQDLIAHQRLHSKDQIDSVKDLHMNHSGVSGSTEEAQSIICGCCGMFCTSYHHLENHRCTAKEKEALTQPKEEMKVNEVAHNEDMSHVKQTSVIEARQYKCDQCGRSYRHAGSLLNHKKSHKTGVFRCLVCQKRFYNLLALKNHQRSHFDIKRHSCHECGKAFKIQKQLLSHLRRHKENQAKIRELNNQIETLMQMNGTRSHGGMQALTSNASEVVTSAEHCKKLSERKTGQTNSETLVKSEDMSDQRPFACDQCGRTYRHAGSLVNHRNSHKTGEYYCSVCNNTYSNQLAMKNHLRTHFAYKKHSCQNCGKGFRGKKQLLAHVCADLRTDVTAGRRGLKSRSYKCKECKQAFLSVDQLAAHSCGGPSGSCDAQKDTSPNKEERPFTCNICNRSYRHAGSLLNHKNTHKTGHFSCTFCSKPFTNPMALRNHTRIHTQKKKYVCLTCGKAFRLASILHNHQRVHNRVPGHFRCPACGKSFQGRSGLKRHRCCRPQDKSTRGGVQQSERGDKCFMCDLCGRSYRHAGSLLNHKKTHSENLHHCTLCLQTFPDPLTLQIHLQMRRQCCPECGKTFCLVAHLQSHMEVHSKERGVVCSFCHQTFPNTASYQQHHDMHHRAQGPYQQDVGEAVDNTLGWDSGISQTMGMDGTDKQVPPPLSHITESLTNSQKNNNTPGTEEKSHVCEHCGRTYRHAGSLLNHKNSHKTGSFFCSICQKEFTNLMALKNHRRIHTEPKRYQCLECGKAFRVSTQLICHRRIHTKEKPFACLLCNKSFSSKSNLRHHQKMHQNTQAYDSSFSMDGNTFMDIDMGSFL; via the exons ATGGCAGTACAAGCTCCTGGCAGGACAACGAGTTTTCCTTGCAAACAGTGTGGCATGGTATGTCCCAATATGCCCAGTCTACTCGAGCATATGGATGCTCACCTTCAACAAGAGGAAGAGCgcaaatttaaatgtgatgaaTGTGGACGTGGTTATAGGCATGCTGGTAGCCTAGCTAACCACAAAAAGACTCACACTGTGGGTTCTTTTCAGTGTAACATATGTGGTAAAGAAAACTCCAATGCCTTGGCCTTGAAGAGTCATATCCGGAGCCACACTTCGCAGAAGAAGTACTCATGTGCAGAATGTGGAAAGGCTTTTCGTCTGGCCACACAGCTAGCTACACATGAGCGGGTTCACCTTGCCAGACGTGCAAAGGAGCAGTCATACAGGATGATCGACATGGAATGTCTCACGCACGATGAtacagataaaaatgaaaatgatcacCCACATCATCTCAGTGAGCATTTGGCCAATGTGGGGAATTCTGCAGAAAACAGTCTAATTGAGAACAAGACAGAGGATGTTTATAATGCACAAGCTGAGACCTCTGATGATACAGAAAATCGACCTTTCAGATGTGATTTGTGTGACAAATCATATATACACCATCGCAGCCTGACCAACCATAAAAAGACTCATCAGGTGGGAATGTTTGAGTGCACGGTATGTTTCAAACTGTTCAATAACATGGCTGCTCTCTACAGCCACCAGAGAACTCACAAAGTAAGAGGTGGCACAGACCCCAGTTCACTGGGTGGATCATTTTCAGGGGCACCACTAGACCATTTTTCACCTCAGAGCCAGGATGCTCCAGTAAATTTCTGTCATTTATGTCAGGTACTTTTACCCAGTGATGAAGAGTTCCAGGAACACATACAAATGCATAACTCTTCATCTGTGTCATTTGGGCTTCAAGATGCCTTGTCAGAGAACCATAATATATCGTACGACAACAGTATTGCTTCACCTGAGTCTACCTATTATGCATCACCTCTAAATAATATTCCTTCAGTATCATCAATAGATAATCATGGTCCTTTTGATCAGTCGCAGGTGCAATTTAGAAGTAATGGTCATGTGTATTCAGACTGCTCTAATAATAGAACCCCATCTTCCAGTAGCTCTCAGGGAGATCCCCCtatcattcacacacacattctcaatCCTGccctgacaaacacacagaaaattgGCAGTGAAACTGAGATTGAGGACGCTTCAACTGTAGATTCTGATGAGCGTCCCTTCAAGTGTCAGATCTGTGGTAAAAGTTACAGGCACTCTGGCAGCCTCATTAATCACAAAAGGTCACATCAAGTCGGGATTTACCAGTGCTCAATTTGCAGAAAGAGTTATCCTCATTTGGCTGCCCTCAAAAGTCACCTTCGTGTCCACAAAGCTCAGCCATCATCTTTTAGCCTCAACACTGAAGGTGATTGGCTTTCCTCAGAGCCTCTCACTCTAGATAATCAGCAGGGCTGCTTCTCCTCACAAGAGGAGGATGATGGCGCTCACCCGGTGCTTGGTATCAATCAGAAGAATGGAGTTAACCACAGCAATGGAGGGTTGTACCATGATGTGTTTAATCGGGACTTTTCCAGTGATATGACATTCCATCTACCTCACAATGAACATCTGATGCAGAGGCATATGTGTGCAGACTGTGGTAAGACATTTGCAGATATTGCAGGGATCAAGTCCCACAGCTGCCCACTGTTACAGCAGCAACATGAAACTAGTAGCAGTGACTATGATGGTAATTTAACATTCATCCAGGACTGCAATGGTGTTGAAAGTGATCAAGGAAGTAATATAGAGTTCCATGGTCTGAATAGTAGCCATGACCAAAGTTACTTTGAACAGAATTTCCATGAAAATGTGAGCAGCGATGACCTGAAAGGTGTCGGAGAATGTGATGATACTGGAGAGGGGGAGGGCGAGGATGATGATGGAGATCTTTATCAATGTTCGATATGTGGAAACAGCTACGCCAGTATGAGGGCTCTCAGGAGCCATCTGCGTGGGCATACACAGTCCCATGGTACTCCTGCAAGCTCAGGGCCTTCTTCCATGTCCTCCCACGAGGCAGTGAAAGATGAGTTTGGGGAGATGATGATCTGTAGTACATGTGGGGAAAGTTTTGCCAATAGGCAGGATTTAATTGCCCATCAGCGTTTACACAGCAAGGACCAGATAGACAGTGTTAAGGATTTACATATGAACCATAGCGGTGTATCTGGAAGCACGGAAGAAGCACAAAGTATCATCTGTGGCTGCTGTGGTATGTTCTGTACCAGTTACCATCATCTTGAAAACCACCGTTGCACAGCTAAGGAGAAAGAAGCTTTGACACAACctaaagaggaaatgaaagtaAATGAAGTAGCCCACAATGAAGACATGAGTCATGTCAAACAAACTAGTGTTATTGAAGCCCGTCAGTACAAGTGTGATCAGTGTGGACGGTCATACAGACACGCTGGCTCACTCCTTAACCATAAAAAGTCTCACAAAACAGGTGTATTCCGATGCCTCGTCTGCCAGAAACGCTTCTACAACCTGTTGGCCCTTAAAAACCATCAGAGGTCCCACTTTGATATTAAGAG GCACTCCTGCCATGAGTGTGGGAAAGCCTTCAAAATTCAGAAGCAGCTATTGAGCCACCTCAGAAGGCACAAAGAGAACCAAGCCAAAATCCGGGAACTCAACAACCAAATTGAGACCCTCATGCAGATGAATGGAACTAGGTCACATGGAGGAATGCAGGCCTTAACTTCAAATGCAAGTGAGGTTGTTACATCTGCAGAGCACTGCAAGAAACTGTCTGAAAGGAAAACAGGGCAAACAAATTCTGAGACCCTAGTTAAATCAGAGGACATGAGTGACCAACGGCCTTTTGCCTGTGACCAGTGTGGGCGTACATATCGCCACGCAGGAAGTCTAGTCAATCACAGAAACTCCCACAAAACAGGTGAATACTATTGTTCTGTTTGTAACAACACCTACTCAAATCAACTAGCAATGAAGAACCACTTGCGCACTCATTTTGCATATAAAAAGCACTCTTGCCAAAACTGTGGAAAAGGCTTTAGAGGAAAGAAGCAGCTATTAGCTCATGTCTGTGCAGACCTCAGAACGGATGTGACTGCAGGCAGGAGGGGCCTAAAATCTAGATCTTATAAGTGTAAGGAATGTAAGCAGGCTTTTCTCTCTGTTGACCAACTAGCAGCCCATAGCTGTGGTGGACCTTCAGGGAGCTGTGATGCACAGAAAGATACATCTCCAAATAAGGAGGAGCGGCCTTTCACATGCAACATATGTAACCGCAGCTACCGTCATGCCGGATCCCTCCTTAACCACAAAAACACCCACAAGACAGGACACTTCAGTTGCACCTTCTGCTCTAAGCCGTTCACAAACCCCATGGCTCTGCGCAATCATACCCGCATCCATACACAGAAGAAAAAGTACGTGTGTCTCACGTGTGGAAAGGCTTTCCGCCTGGCGAGTATTCTGCACAACCACCAGAGGGTCCATAACCGGGTGCCGGGTCACTTTAGGTGTCCCGCATGTGGAAAGAGCTTCCAGGGCAGGTCTGGACTGAAGAGGCACCGCTGCTGCAGACCTCAGGACAAGTCAACAAGAGGAGGAGTCCAGCAATCAGAGAGGGGAGACAAGTGCTTCAT GTGTGACCTGTGTGGGCGCTCTTACCGCCATGCTGGCTCTCTTCTCAACCATAAAAAAACTCACTCTGAAAACCTCCACCACTGCACCCTGTGTCTCCAGACATTTCCTGATCCTCTCACTCTACAGATACATTTGCAGATGAGACGTCAGTGCTGCCCCGAGTGTGGCAAGACCTTCTGTCTAGTTGCACACCTGCAAAGCCACATGGAGGTGCACTCCAAGGAAAGGGGCGTGGTCTGCAGCTTTTGCCACCAGACCTTTCCCAACACAGCCAGCTACCAGCAGCATCATGACATGCACCACAGGGCTCAGGGCCCCTATCAACAAGATGTGGGAGAAGCTGTAGATAATACCCTCGGCTGGGACTCAGGAATTAGTCAGACCATGGGGATGGATGGAACAGACAAGCAGGTGCCACCACCTCTTTCCCACATTACAGAAAGCCTCACTAATTCACAGAAGAATAACAATACTCCCGGGACAGAGGAAAAGAGCCATGTCTGCGAGCACTGTGGCCGCACTTATCGCCATGCCGGCTCTCTCCTCAACCACAAGAACAGCCACAAGACCGGTTCTTTCTTCTGCTCCATCTGCCAGAAAGAGTTCACCAATCTGATGGCTCTCAAGAACCACCGACGCATTCACACAGAGCCCAAGCGCTATCAGTGCCTGGAGTGTGGAAAGGCGTTCCGTGTGTCCACTCAGCTCATATGTCACCGCCGGATCCACACCAAAGAGAAGCCCTTCGCCTGTCTGCTGTGCAACAAGAGCTTTTCCAGCAAGTCCAACTTACGGCACCATCAGAAGATGCACCAGAACACCCAGGCTTATGACTCTTCTTTTAGTATGGATGGTAACACATTTATGGACATAGACATGGGCtcctttctttaa
- the znf646 gene encoding zinc finger protein 646 isoform X2 — protein MAVQAPGRTTSFPCKQCGMVCPNMPSLLEHMDAHLQQEEERKFKCDECGRGYRHAGSLANHKKTHTVGSFQCNICGKENSNALALKSHIRSHTSQKKYSCAECGKAFRLATQLATHERVHLARRAKEQSYRMIDMECLTHDDTDKNENDHPHHLSEHLANVGNSAENSLIENKTEDVYNAQAETSDDTENRPFRCDLCDKSYIHHRSLTNHKKTHQVGMFECTVCFKLFNNMAALYSHQRTHKVRGGTDPSSLGGSFSGAPLDHFSPQSQDAPVNFCHLCQVLLPSDEEFQEHIQMHNSSSVSFGLQDALSENHNISYDNSIASPESTYYASPLNNIPSVSSIDNHGPFDQSQVQFRSNGHVYSDCSNNRTPSSSSSQGDPPIIHTHILNPALTNTQKIGSETEIEDASTVDSDERPFKCQICGKSYRHSGSLINHKRSHQVGIYQCSICRKSYPHLAALKSHLRVHKAQPSSFSLNTEGDWLSSEPLTLDNQQGCFSSQEEDDGAHPVLGINQKNGVNHSNGGLYHDVFNRDFSSDMTFHLPHNEHLMQRHMCADCGKTFADIAGIKSHSCPLLQQQHETSSSDYDGNLTFIQDCNGVESDQGSNIEFHGLNSSHDQSYFEQNFHENVSSDDLKGVGECDDTGEGEGEDDDGDLYQCSICGNSYASMRALRSHLRGHTQSHGTPASSGPSSMSSHEAVKDEFGEMMICSTCGESFANRQDLIAHQRLHSKDQIDSVKDLHMNHSGVSGSTEEAQSIICGCCGMFCTSYHHLENHRCTAKEKEALTQPKEEMKVNEVAHNEDMSHVKQTSVIEARQYKCDQCGRSYRHAGSLLNHKKSHKTGVFRCLVCQKRFYNLLALKNHQRSHFDIKRHSCHECGKAFKIQKQLLSHLRRHKENQAKIRELNNQIETLMQMNGTRSHGGMQALTSNASEVVTSAEHCKKLSERKTGQTNSETLVKSEDMSDQRPFACDQCGRTYRHAGSLVNHRNSHKTGEYYCSVCNNTYSNQLAMKNHLRTHFAYKKHSCQNCGKGFRGKKQLLAHVCADLRTDVTAGRRGLKSRSYKCKECKQAFLSVDQLAAHSCGGPSGSCDAQKDTSPNKEERPFTCNICNRSYRHAGSLLNHKNTHKTGHFSCTFCSKPFTNPMALRNHTRIHTQKKKYVCLTCGKAFRLASILHNHQRVHNRVPGHFRCPACGKSFQGRSGLKRHRCCRPQDKSTRGGVQQSERGDKCFMD, from the exons ATGGCAGTACAAGCTCCTGGCAGGACAACGAGTTTTCCTTGCAAACAGTGTGGCATGGTATGTCCCAATATGCCCAGTCTACTCGAGCATATGGATGCTCACCTTCAACAAGAGGAAGAGCgcaaatttaaatgtgatgaaTGTGGACGTGGTTATAGGCATGCTGGTAGCCTAGCTAACCACAAAAAGACTCACACTGTGGGTTCTTTTCAGTGTAACATATGTGGTAAAGAAAACTCCAATGCCTTGGCCTTGAAGAGTCATATCCGGAGCCACACTTCGCAGAAGAAGTACTCATGTGCAGAATGTGGAAAGGCTTTTCGTCTGGCCACACAGCTAGCTACACATGAGCGGGTTCACCTTGCCAGACGTGCAAAGGAGCAGTCATACAGGATGATCGACATGGAATGTCTCACGCACGATGAtacagataaaaatgaaaatgatcacCCACATCATCTCAGTGAGCATTTGGCCAATGTGGGGAATTCTGCAGAAAACAGTCTAATTGAGAACAAGACAGAGGATGTTTATAATGCACAAGCTGAGACCTCTGATGATACAGAAAATCGACCTTTCAGATGTGATTTGTGTGACAAATCATATATACACCATCGCAGCCTGACCAACCATAAAAAGACTCATCAGGTGGGAATGTTTGAGTGCACGGTATGTTTCAAACTGTTCAATAACATGGCTGCTCTCTACAGCCACCAGAGAACTCACAAAGTAAGAGGTGGCACAGACCCCAGTTCACTGGGTGGATCATTTTCAGGGGCACCACTAGACCATTTTTCACCTCAGAGCCAGGATGCTCCAGTAAATTTCTGTCATTTATGTCAGGTACTTTTACCCAGTGATGAAGAGTTCCAGGAACACATACAAATGCATAACTCTTCATCTGTGTCATTTGGGCTTCAAGATGCCTTGTCAGAGAACCATAATATATCGTACGACAACAGTATTGCTTCACCTGAGTCTACCTATTATGCATCACCTCTAAATAATATTCCTTCAGTATCATCAATAGATAATCATGGTCCTTTTGATCAGTCGCAGGTGCAATTTAGAAGTAATGGTCATGTGTATTCAGACTGCTCTAATAATAGAACCCCATCTTCCAGTAGCTCTCAGGGAGATCCCCCtatcattcacacacacattctcaatCCTGccctgacaaacacacagaaaattgGCAGTGAAACTGAGATTGAGGACGCTTCAACTGTAGATTCTGATGAGCGTCCCTTCAAGTGTCAGATCTGTGGTAAAAGTTACAGGCACTCTGGCAGCCTCATTAATCACAAAAGGTCACATCAAGTCGGGATTTACCAGTGCTCAATTTGCAGAAAGAGTTATCCTCATTTGGCTGCCCTCAAAAGTCACCTTCGTGTCCACAAAGCTCAGCCATCATCTTTTAGCCTCAACACTGAAGGTGATTGGCTTTCCTCAGAGCCTCTCACTCTAGATAATCAGCAGGGCTGCTTCTCCTCACAAGAGGAGGATGATGGCGCTCACCCGGTGCTTGGTATCAATCAGAAGAATGGAGTTAACCACAGCAATGGAGGGTTGTACCATGATGTGTTTAATCGGGACTTTTCCAGTGATATGACATTCCATCTACCTCACAATGAACATCTGATGCAGAGGCATATGTGTGCAGACTGTGGTAAGACATTTGCAGATATTGCAGGGATCAAGTCCCACAGCTGCCCACTGTTACAGCAGCAACATGAAACTAGTAGCAGTGACTATGATGGTAATTTAACATTCATCCAGGACTGCAATGGTGTTGAAAGTGATCAAGGAAGTAATATAGAGTTCCATGGTCTGAATAGTAGCCATGACCAAAGTTACTTTGAACAGAATTTCCATGAAAATGTGAGCAGCGATGACCTGAAAGGTGTCGGAGAATGTGATGATACTGGAGAGGGGGAGGGCGAGGATGATGATGGAGATCTTTATCAATGTTCGATATGTGGAAACAGCTACGCCAGTATGAGGGCTCTCAGGAGCCATCTGCGTGGGCATACACAGTCCCATGGTACTCCTGCAAGCTCAGGGCCTTCTTCCATGTCCTCCCACGAGGCAGTGAAAGATGAGTTTGGGGAGATGATGATCTGTAGTACATGTGGGGAAAGTTTTGCCAATAGGCAGGATTTAATTGCCCATCAGCGTTTACACAGCAAGGACCAGATAGACAGTGTTAAGGATTTACATATGAACCATAGCGGTGTATCTGGAAGCACGGAAGAAGCACAAAGTATCATCTGTGGCTGCTGTGGTATGTTCTGTACCAGTTACCATCATCTTGAAAACCACCGTTGCACAGCTAAGGAGAAAGAAGCTTTGACACAACctaaagaggaaatgaaagtaAATGAAGTAGCCCACAATGAAGACATGAGTCATGTCAAACAAACTAGTGTTATTGAAGCCCGTCAGTACAAGTGTGATCAGTGTGGACGGTCATACAGACACGCTGGCTCACTCCTTAACCATAAAAAGTCTCACAAAACAGGTGTATTCCGATGCCTCGTCTGCCAGAAACGCTTCTACAACCTGTTGGCCCTTAAAAACCATCAGAGGTCCCACTTTGATATTAAGAG GCACTCCTGCCATGAGTGTGGGAAAGCCTTCAAAATTCAGAAGCAGCTATTGAGCCACCTCAGAAGGCACAAAGAGAACCAAGCCAAAATCCGGGAACTCAACAACCAAATTGAGACCCTCATGCAGATGAATGGAACTAGGTCACATGGAGGAATGCAGGCCTTAACTTCAAATGCAAGTGAGGTTGTTACATCTGCAGAGCACTGCAAGAAACTGTCTGAAAGGAAAACAGGGCAAACAAATTCTGAGACCCTAGTTAAATCAGAGGACATGAGTGACCAACGGCCTTTTGCCTGTGACCAGTGTGGGCGTACATATCGCCACGCAGGAAGTCTAGTCAATCACAGAAACTCCCACAAAACAGGTGAATACTATTGTTCTGTTTGTAACAACACCTACTCAAATCAACTAGCAATGAAGAACCACTTGCGCACTCATTTTGCATATAAAAAGCACTCTTGCCAAAACTGTGGAAAAGGCTTTAGAGGAAAGAAGCAGCTATTAGCTCATGTCTGTGCAGACCTCAGAACGGATGTGACTGCAGGCAGGAGGGGCCTAAAATCTAGATCTTATAAGTGTAAGGAATGTAAGCAGGCTTTTCTCTCTGTTGACCAACTAGCAGCCCATAGCTGTGGTGGACCTTCAGGGAGCTGTGATGCACAGAAAGATACATCTCCAAATAAGGAGGAGCGGCCTTTCACATGCAACATATGTAACCGCAGCTACCGTCATGCCGGATCCCTCCTTAACCACAAAAACACCCACAAGACAGGACACTTCAGTTGCACCTTCTGCTCTAAGCCGTTCACAAACCCCATGGCTCTGCGCAATCATACCCGCATCCATACACAGAAGAAAAAGTACGTGTGTCTCACGTGTGGAAAGGCTTTCCGCCTGGCGAGTATTCTGCACAACCACCAGAGGGTCCATAACCGGGTGCCGGGTCACTTTAGGTGTCCCGCATGTGGAAAGAGCTTCCAGGGCAGGTCTGGACTGAAGAGGCACCGCTGCTGCAGACCTCAGGACAAGTCAACAAGAGGAGGAGTCCAGCAATCAGAGAGGGGAGACAAGTGCTTCAT GGATTGA